The following proteins are co-located in the Apium graveolens cultivar Ventura chromosome 5, ASM990537v1, whole genome shotgun sequence genome:
- the LOC141660045 gene encoding uncharacterized protein LOC141660045 — MHTSTITTDCQFCGNRLKWFKHHILHLGTNKTVCTDCVIYLHAPSLCPVCFIVHENPEKLITSNVVVSCVRCYSSSHLNCIGSHPHAPYLCVMCLNHNSPLLVLGDSNGGKTVDKNTAKIFLAACKISAGSIKKAAVTAKMEMEARAKEAIDAREMALKAIEHVEHLRRNSAST; from the coding sequence ATGCATACATCTACTATTACCACTGACTGCCAGTTTTGTGGCAACAGATTAAAGTGGTTCAAGCACCACATCCTGCACTTGGGAACCAACAAAACCGTTTGCACAGATTGCGTTATCTATCTCCATGCTCCTTCCTTGTGTCCAGTTTGTTTTATCGTTCATGAAAATCCAGAGAAGCTTATCACTTCAAATGTTGTGGTGTCTTGCGTGAGATGCTACTCATCTTCTCACTTAAATTGTATTGGTTCTCACCCCCATGCTCCTTATCTTTGTGTCATGTGTTTAAACCACAATTCGCCTCTCCTAGTTCTTGGTGATTCCAATGGAGGAAAGACAGTAGATAAGAATACTGCCAAAATTTTCCTTGCTGCTTGCAAAATTTCAGCAGGTAGCATAAAGAAGGCGGCTGTGACTGCCAAAATGGAGATGGAGGCTAGGGCCAAAGAGGCCATTGATGCCAGAGAAATGGCTCTAAAAGCCATTGAACACGTGGAGCATCTTAGAAGAAATAGTGCTAGTACATAA